CGTGCAGAAAGCACAACTTTCTGTGGCTTCTTATCAGGTCGCTCCAGTCAGTACCCTGCAAAGTCTTCCCGCCCAAGTACTTGATACGAGTACTCTTATACAGCGTTATCTAAAATACATCCGGAAGATAGAGAACAAAGCGCCAAAAACAGTTGATAACAGGCGTGATATTTTAGTGCCCTTTTATCGGTGGTCGAAAATTACAGACCCTCAGCTTATAACTCTGCAGCACATAGACGCATATTTTATGAAGCGGAGTGAGAAGATCAAAGCCTCTTCCCTAAGCACCGAGCGCCAAGTTGTTCGTTTGTTTTTTCGTTATTGTCAGGAGTATCACGAGATTCCTATGTCTTTTCGGTATGAGGTAATCCACAGAACCAAGGTTAAACCACCTAGAGTTAAGCCTTTACCCCGCGACATCGTAATCAAGGTAATACGGGCATGCGCGCAGGAGCAAGACCGCCTTATAGTCGCGGTACTTTTTGAAACTGGCTTACGCATCGGGGAGTTACTAAATCTCTGCGTGAGCGACATACATGGTGTACAGATACAGGTTCGTGGCAAAGGTGAAGAAGATCGCATTGTCTGTATGTCAGCCTTCCTGGCGGCCTCTCTGCGTGCTTACCTGGTAAAACGGGGCATTACACAGGGTAATGTCTTCCGGCCGCTCCAGCGCCACGTAAACCACCCTAACGACCGGTACGTATCAGCCTATGCAGTTCGTGACAGGATTGAGAATGTATTTAAGAAGCATGGCATCAAGATGCACCCCCACCAGCTAAGGCATAGTTTTGCCCATGAGTACCTCATGGCAGGAGGCGATCTGAGAAGCTTACAATTACTGCTCGGCCATGCTAGTATAGAGACAACACAACGGTATCTGGGGTTATCTGATAACCAGTTGGCCGCCATCTACCAACGAACCTTACCTAACTCTGTTTTAGCACA
This Candidatus Saccharimonadales bacterium DNA region includes the following protein-coding sequences:
- a CDS encoding tyrosine-type recombinase/integrase, whose product is MQKAQLSVASYQVAPVSTLQSLPAQVLDTSTLIQRYLKYIRKIENKAPKTVDNRRDILVPFYRWSKITDPQLITLQHIDAYFMKRSEKIKASSLSTERQVVRLFFRYCQEYHEIPMSFRYEVIHRTKVKPPRVKPLPRDIVIKVIRACAQEQDRLIVAVLFETGLRIGELLNLCVSDIHGVQIQVRGKGEEDRIVCMSAFLAASLRAYLVKRGITQGNVFRPLQRHVNHPNDRYVSAYAVRDRIENVFKKHGIKMHPHQLRHSFAHEYLMAGGDLRSLQLLLGHASIETTQRYLGLSDNQLAAIYQRTLPNSVLAQTP